The sequence GCAGCAGCAGGAAACCGGGGTTAAAAGGTGAAAATGATCACACACTCGACCTTAACACATCGGTAGATTAATTCCCTGCATGAGATGTCTGTAATTTGCAAGAAACTAACGACTTCACACCCAGGCTTTCTTGCCATTTCTTTAAACTTGTGCACCTGAAACAAGATTTCCTGCTTGCTGGTAGAGGAGGCAGAATTTGGCTTTACTGTaaaatgcacacgcacacacgcacgttTTTGCCGCGTAAATGTCAAAGAGATTTTTTCCATGACGCAATTTCTCTTTTCAAGATTTAAAAAAACGCCTTTAGAAGTCCCTCTCCCACTTATACATGGGAGAACAGAGCGATACGTGACCGGAGTGCAGATGGGATCAGGGATGGGGACTACTTGAACTTCACCAGGGCAGAGCTTATGGTAAGCAGTTGCTGCCACAGTTCTATAGACGTGCTGGTGTTGGCAACAGTGATTAGTATGCATGCATGTGCATTAACAGTAACCGCACTGTCTCATGTGTAATTTATACTTCTTTCGTTCAatgtaataaaacataaaacacacaataaaaaaatatgttaCAAAGGTTTAAAAATAATGAAGCAATAGCAGCAGTTGTTTGTGCACGTACAGTATTCATCTGATGATTGACAACAGTGTCTTGCATTTGGATAAGCTATAAATATTGTATTCAGGCTTCAGTCTTAGCCCAGCTTAGCAGACAATGGGTGATGGAGTGCGTGTACAGAATGCAGTGCTTCGGCCCGGGCCACTGCCAAAACGTCTCTGGgacctaaaaaaaacaacacactttgTATCCCACCCCCAGTTTTCCCCTGTCCTGCGTTCATTCACTATGATGCGCGCCTAGTTGAAGGAGGATCTCCACACCACTCCACGCATTAAACTTTCTAATGAAATCCCcaaacactttttgacaaaaaatattttttctctccaGGGGTCAAGAGGGTTTCGACAAATCAGTCCGCGTTTTTGTTGAAAAGAAAACTTAAGGTATGTCAGAGTTTTCaagttcatttctgttcattaagTTAATTACTTTTACTTCAGACGACAGCTTGGCAATGGATGTGAAAAGTATTAAAAGTCTTGCTGAGTTTTACAAGTTCGACAAGGTGTCTCTTTGATGAAGATGGTAAATGTGGTTGGTGTAACGCACCTTTTCTTTTTGTGAAGAATATGGAGCCCACTTCCACAGAGGGAGGAGCTGAAGAGACGCCCCTTAAAAGTCCTGTAAGTTCTGACAGAAAACATATCATATTTAAGATGTTCTCACAAAAAGTGAATGAGCTGTCCTATCTCAGAACTGAACTTTTGATTTACATTAATCCATATAATAATATCAGCACTAGAGACTTATTGGAGTCATTTAAACCTTACAGCACATTTTAACTTGACATCTTAAGTGACATTTTGGTGAGACTCTCAAGTGTCCTGTGGTTCCTGTGGGATCTGTGTGTCCTGGTCTGCGGATGCTGAGAGTCAGTGAGTAACATCTGGCTGTCAGAGTGGCCCTCCAGCTCTGCTGTTCACAGCTGCTGCTCCAAGCAGGAGGGTCCACTCAGAGGAGGTCAGCTCTCCCAACGAGTGCCAGAAAGGTCACCAGCGGGTTTATAATTTGCTGAAACAGGGGACCGGACCGTCAGTGCGATGGTCATTAATATGCAGTGCACAGTCCGACAGTTTAAATTATCGATCATACTGGGATCAGAAGGCATGCTATTTTTTATTGCCGTGATTTAAGAGGAAATAGGTTGACTGCAGTTGAGAATATGTGTGGTGAGGgctttttctcttctttccacCAGCCGCACAAAGTGATTCTCAAACATGGCCAAGAGttggaggaagagcaggaggagttGGCAGAGCACCAGCCTCTGGAACAGGAAGACCTGAACTTTGAGAGATGGAAGCGCAGGCCGTTACCCAAGAGGACGCTGCACCAGAAAATAGATGACTTGAAGACATACTTGTGGAATGCAGAGACCAACGAATTCATGGGCCGCTCTGGAAAGAGCTGGAGTGAGTTGGCGATAATAGATTCTGTGTTTTGGGGGAACGGGGAGGCATGTTGAATTTAATTATAATCAAACTGCAGATCACAAAAGTTTCTGTTCTAAATTGTGTGATTTAGGGCCGTCATGGTTTTTGAATATCTTTAGAAGATGCACTCAGGGATAGTTAAGGGGTTAGAGATGTCTCTCCAGTCCAGTGACTCTGCTTACtgtgctgtgagtgtgtgtgtgtcctcatacTCAATGTTTACATAGGTGCATGGACAATTCAGAGTGTCCCGACAAAAACAGACTGCCTGGGGACGCATCCCCAGCGGGAGTGCACTGTTCCGGGCCTCACATTGGCCAGGAATCACATTCCTCTACATCTTACCATGATCTCCACTGCCTCTTTCCCAAAGCCTTGGCGACCTCATCGCTGAACCTAACATGCTCATGGCCCCTCAGATGCAGTAAAAAGTTTTCTTGATCCAGGAAAACGTTTTTGGAAGACGTGCCAGGCTGGAGGACTTTGTTGAGTCAATGATGATGGAGCACCCTCTTGGTATTCCTGAGTAGTTGCTATGTGACGCTCTTGAGCCCCCTCCCTAAGGTCTGCTCACAATGGTAAAAAACATGATCCAGCCACAGACTGAGCAGAGAGAATATGCCAGTAAAGTGAGTTGCTTACGTTAATAGCGGGGCATGTAATGCTGGATCTTAAAGTGCCTGCAAGACTAAGAGCTCATTTCATCTACATAACCAGTGTGCACACTTGTGCAGGAATGAGGCCCATGTGTCTGTTGAAGAAAGGCCTAAGTTGAAGTCTGTGTTGTGTGTCCTGTGAGACGAGTGTGTAAGAGGGGACACAATACCAGAGTGGGGTGATTGGGGCTCCTTGGAGCTGGCTGGGCCTCTATGGCTGCAAAAGACCTTCACTACGATGGCAACCGGAGGTTCACTGTGTTCCTGAGTGAAAGGACAGCTGGGAGAATTCTCACTGAGCTCAAACAGAAAGGCCTTTGTGGCTCCGGGGATGCAAGGCTGGCTGCAGCTAGTCCCCTGTGAAATTGCCCGCACAGCAAAAGCCATTAAATTTAGGGCACGTTTGGCTTGATTAGTTGCTAATGGACTGTTAATTGAAAATTGCAGGACAATGCAAGTTCTCAGGGTTTCCTTTTTACAGGGTTTTCACATGTTGAGTCTAAATGTTTAGATTGATTTGCAGGTCCAAACATTAGGAGATGACAGTGCTTTTGTGTGAGTAAACAGATTAGAGACTGTCCTGATCAAGGACAGTAGCTGGAGTTCAGACAGaaacaaaactgtgaacaaaactGTAAATTGTTCATGGTTGACTGTCCACTCAGATGAGCTGcataaaatgtgaaatgtgtgttGAAAGCAGTTCTGCACAAAAACACTCATCCGTGTTTCATTATCTGTTCTTCTCCTAGGCCTCATCCTTCTTTTCTACTCTGCACTTTATCTGTTTCTCGCAGCCATGTTTGGCGGCTGTTTGTTTTGCCTCATGTGGTCTATTAGTCCCTACCATCCCACCTTCAATGATAGAGTGATGCCACCAGGTAAATATAACCCCAACCTTATAATACTCTTGCCACTTTGCTCTGTTTGTTCCTTCTGTCTGTCGCTTCTACTTGAGTCTCGGCACAGTTGACTGTCTCTGCGTCTCCACTGGCAGGTATGACGATGGCCCCACACCTAGAAGGCCATGACATCGCCTTTAATGCCTCTGATCGCAAATCTTGGAAGAAGTATGCAAGGTCTATGGATGAATATCTAAGACGTGAGTCACAGTTAAAAATCACAAAGATAGAGTGACTGTGATAGCTAGGAATAAAGCTGGGGGGTCTGATGAGGCATGCAATGAGTTAATCCTCATCTTCGTTACCTTTGTCCCTTATTCCATTTGGGTTTTGCAGGGCATGCTGGGAAGGGAAGCCTCTTTGTGGGCAGAGTGCACCCAttcagtgctgtttttttttcacaccccGCTTTTGTCAGGCTTCCTTAATCAGAGGCCTGAGCCTGGCAGGGCACTGCAGTTGCAGGGGTTTATTTATGCCCTCCTCTCTCATTGGCCCTCCCTCTCTCTGCCTCtgtactttttcttcttttgcagCGTATAACGATGGTGCTCAGGAGAGGAAGAATATTCGCTGTGCACAGGACAGGTACTTCATGCAGGACGACTTGGAGGAGAGTGCAGAGCGGAAAGCATGTCAGTTTAAGAGGTCCTGGTTGGGGGACTGTTCGGGGCTGCAGGACCCTCACTATGGCTATTCTCAGGGAAGGCCATGCATTCTCCTTCGAATGAACCGGGTAAGATGAGAGTTAGGCAGTGGTAAACATTTACACTCCAGAACCTGTAAGTGTACACTTGTGAAAGCACAATTGTATGTATATCAGTAAATCGAGACAGGGATAATGTTACTGTACAATGTTTCAATGAGTGACATCTTGTGGCCGTGTCAGGGAGAGGATGAAGAGGCACAAAGCCATTTATTTTCCCTTCTTTGCACAACTTGAACATTATCTACTTGTTCTGCATAGCCCTTCTAGAAAGtaataaaatattcataaatataATTAACTGTCTTGTATTAAGATACAAAACATGCCTGTGGGATATGCAAATGTTGTTTGACTAGATTTTTTAGAACATAGAATAAGTGTGACAGCTCACA is a genomic window of Sphaeramia orbicularis chromosome 10, fSphaOr1.1, whole genome shotgun sequence containing:
- the atp1b4 gene encoding protein ATP1B4, whose protein sequence is MEPTSTEGGAEETPLKSPPHKVILKHGQELEEEQEELAEHQPLEQEDLNFERWKRRPLPKRTLHQKIDDLKTYLWNAETNEFMGRSGKSWSLILLFYSALYLFLAAMFGGCLFCLMWSISPYHPTFNDRVMPPGMTMAPHLEGHDIAFNASDRKSWKKYARSMDEYLRPYNDGAQERKNIRCAQDRYFMQDDLEESAERKACQFKRSWLGDCSGLQDPHYGYSQGRPCILLRMNRILGYLPGQGKAVNVTCAVKKGPPEALGEVQFFPKSIFDLKYYPYYGKARHVNYSSPVVAVRFAGVQYDTHIHVQCKLNGKGITNDSPTDRYLGSVTFSLEVGA